The DNA sequence CGAGGGAGCCGGCCCGGGTGCCGATTCGGACCGTCAGCTGCCCGAGGGCGCCGGAACCGACGAGGACACGGGCACATCCGGCGCGACGGAAGCCGCGACTCCCACCGAACAGGCGGGTTCACCGTCTGCCCCCGTCGACGACTCGGGGACCCCGGAGCCGGGGCCCGCCGATCTCGCCGGCCCGACCCTGCCCCGCGACACGAGGGACTGACCCGTTCACGCTCGCCGTCGGCAACGACGACTGCGGCGTGATCGTTACTGTTCCCAACCGGGGGTTCGCGATATTCTGGCGGCCGACGTCGGGGTGAGCCCGTCCCCGGCGTCGGCCTGATCACCAGGAGACGCCATGCCCACCACACCCACGCCCACCGGCCGCCTCTCCGACTCGGGAGCCGTCGTGTTCTCCCGCCGCCTGCCCCGATCCCGTGAGCAGGCGTGGGCCGCTGTCACCGACCCGACCCGCACTGCCCGGTGGATCGGCCCGTGGTCGGGCGACCCGGCATCCGGCACCGTCCAGCTCACCATGACCGCCGAGGACGGCGATCCCGTGGATGACATGGAGGTGGTCACCTGTGACGCCCCCGGACTCCTCGTGGTGCGGACCGGCTCAGGTGGGTGGCTGCTCACCATGAGGATCGAGGGCGACGACGACGAGGGCGGCGAGGCCGTCATCTCCCTGGAACAGGACATCGCGGACGCCGAGTCCGCCGCGTCCATCGGTCCCGGGTGGGAGTACTACCTGGATCGCCTGGTCGAGGCGGAGGCGGGGCGGGATCCGGATGCCCTGCGCTTCGAACCGGACTACTACCCCGGCCTCGCGGAGTACTACCGGGACCTGGTGGGTGGCTGAGCGGCCTGCACCGACTCGCTCCGCTCCCTCCCTTCATTCCCCACCCCCGTCGCCATCGCTGACACCGCCGTCCCCGCCCGCACCGGACGCGTCATCGGAATCAGTCCTGGTGAGGATGCCGTGTCATACCCCGTTGCTAGTCTTGCTCTATCGAACACACGAGCGATTGCCGGGCTGCCGGGAAGGAGGGGGCGGATGCCGACAGAACACGGTTCGGGGATAGCAGCGGCCGGGCTGGCCGCCCTCGACGCTCTCCGCGCCGAGAACCGCGCTGCCGCAGCCCGCCTGCAGGCCTGTCACGATCTCCTCGCGTTGTGCGAGGAAGAGCAGTTCGCCCGCGATGTCGAGGCCGGTTACTACGACCCCGATGGCCCCTCCCGTCCGCGCGACCACGCCGTGCTGGACCCCTTCGACGTCGCCTGCGCGGAATTGGTCGCCACCTACGGGGTCCACCATCGCCGCGCTGCGTCGATGCTCACGCTGGCCCGGGATCTCGTCATGCGGTTCCCCGGGATCGTCGAAGCCATGATGTCCGGCCTCCTGGACGAGCGAACGGCGGGGATGCTCGTCAGACAGATGCGGACGGTCGACCCCTCCGTGCTGGACGCCGTGCACCGCCTGGTCGTGGACTCGCTGCTCGATTCCATCGAATCCGGCGAGCGGCCCGGCCGCAACGCGATCCTGGCCAAGACCGACAGCATCATCGCGGCCTTCGACCCGGAGGGTGTTGCCAGACGATGCGCCGCTGCGCGGCACGAGCGTGGAGTCAGCGTCCGTCGCGGGGCGGACGGGATGTCAGAGCTGCGCGCGCACCTCACGTCGACCGAGGCCACGGCGGTCCACGACGCGCTCCAGCACACTGCCGGGGAGCGGCTCGACCGCGAGAAGCAGGCCCGGATCGACGCCGTCCGCAACGGCACCGGGCCGGCGTACGATCCGCATGCCCGCTCCCGCCAGCAGCACCTCGCGGACGCCCTCGTCGACGCGATCCTCGGCACCGGCGACGGAGATGCCAGCGGTGACGCCGGTCGCTCCGCACGGGGTTCCGCACCGCAGATCAGACCGCTCATCACCATCCTGGCCCCTCGCGGTCCGGGCGAGGAGCCGGAGGTGTACGTCCCGCGGGGCGGGCCCGCGTCGATAGACGCGCTGATCGCTCTGCTGGCCCGCAGCGTGGGGGCCCGCATCTCTGTTCCCGATCCCGAAGCCGGGTCCGCGGACTCGATCGACGGTGCGCGCCGCTACCGGATCAGCGCCGAGCTGGCCCGCCGGATCCGTCTACGCGACGGGACCTGCCGCCACCCCGGATGTTCGGTCCCCGCCGAGGACTGCGATGTGGATCATGTCGTTCCCTTCGACCACTCCGACCCGGGTGGTGGCGGACAGACCGTCGAGGCCAATCTCATGTGTCTCTGTCGGGGCCACCACAGGTTCAAGACCTTCCACACCTGGTACTACCAGCTCCTGCGCGACGGAACGCTGACCATCGTCACCGAGAGTGGTCACACCATCACGACTCTCCCCGAGGGCCCCCTGGCGAAGTGGCGGGACCTGACCCGCAACGGGGACGAAGCGCTGCCCGGCCCCGGGTCCCCGGAGCGACCCTGGCTCCGGCCCCGGCCTCTCAGCACACACTAGTACCGACGCGCGTGCCGCATAGCCGCGCGGCGCCGCGAGAACGTCGCGGCGCCGCGGGGGGACGGGTGCGACGTCGACGACCGCGATCCCCCGCCCTTCTGACGCCTCGGCACCGACGTCCTCGACCCGCCCGGGTCAGCGATGCTTGAGCAGGACCGCGCGGATCCCCTCGTGGAATCCGTCGCGCAGACGAACGCGCTGCGCCTCGGTCAGGGTGAACTCGTTGAGCATCTGACACGCGAACTGCAGCAGCGGGCGGTCCACCGCCGGCGGGAGCACTCCCCCGGAGAGCAGGTGGGCCTGATCGCGCTGCTCCTCGGTCGCGGCCTGTTCATACCACCAGGTCGCATACTGCTGGCCCACGTCGAACGGCGTCTGCTCACCGGACGAGGTCCACACCTCCTCCGACAGCGGGACGAACTTGGACCGCAGCGGGCGGCGGTGGGGCGCCATCATCGACGGACTCGGGCGCGAGGATCCGTTGGGCTGAGCGCCCGGCGTCGAGGCCTCCACCTGAGGCCGGCCGGGCGACGGCGATGGGGACTGGTCCTCCCCGGGATCCGCTACGGTTTCCGTCTCCACCGGCGCCGACCCGGGGCCCGACCTCACCCCACGCTCGGCGATCGCCGCGCAGTCCTGTGCGTCGGCCGCCTGTTCCTCGGCATCGGCGGCCCGTTCTTCGTCGGCGATCGTCAGACGTGCCTCATCGGCCACCGAGGTGGCGGACGCGCGGTCGGGGCGAAGATCCACCTCGACCATTCCCACCGACTCCTCGCCCTCCGGCTCGCTGCCGTCATCACCCGGCGCGGTGGGACGCTCGGACGAGGACCGGACCTTGGGCGGGATCGGCCCCTCCAGAACCCTGATCTGCATGGCGTCGTGAAAATCCGTGCGCGGATCCAGCACCAGTGTGGTGTCGCAGGCGTGACGCAACGCCGAGGAGATGGAATCCCACCCGAAGCCCACCAGATGCATCCGCACTCCGGCGTCCACGGCGACCCGGACCCCGGGGATCATGTCGGCGTCACCGGTGACCAGCACCATGTCTGAACACTGGCCCTTGTAGGCCGCCTGGATCATGTCCGCGACTAGAAGTGTGTCGACTGCCTTCTGGGTACGCCGTTCGCCCCACTCGATCAGTTGCCCCGCACGCAGCTGCACACCCTCGATCACCCGGAGCGTGCGCTGGTAGCGGTGCGGGCCGGAATCCGGAATCCCGTCGTACCAGTTCTGCCGCTGCACCGGCTGGTCGACGAGGCTGTGGGCCACCTGATCTAAACGGTGCACGACCGTGGCCAGGGATATCTCCAACTGGCCGCGTGCACCCTCCTCCCACGAGTTGTAGAAGCTAGCCAAGAGATACGAGGTATCCACGAGGACCAGAGTCCGTTCGAGCATGATGATCACTACCTATCACTATGTAAACGTCGGACTTCCAGCATGCCGCAGGGCGGAAGACCCCGCAGGGGCCGCCACCGATCACAGGAGGACTCCCACCATGTCGAGCCCCACTCCCGCCCCGCCCGAGCTGACCGGAAAGGTCGTGCTGGTCACAGGTGCCGCCCGCGGCCAGGGTCGCGCTCATTGCACGGCCTTCGCGGCCGCCGGATGCGACGTGATAGCCGTCGACCTGTGCCGCGATATCGAGACGGTGCCCTATCCGATGGCCGACCCGGAGGACCTGCGGGAGACCGCCGAGGCGGTCCGGGCGCTGGGCCGGAGGTGCGTGACCGCGGAGGTCGACGTCCGCGACCTCGAAGGGATGCGTGGTGCCGTGGAGGCGGGGGTGGCCGAGCTGGGCGGACTCGACTTCGTGGTGGCCAACGCCGGCGTCTCCCCCGAGCCCGCCGCCTCCTGGGAACGCTCGGAGGAGGAGTGGGACACGACTCTGGACATCAACCTCAAGGGCACCTGGGTCACCACGACGGCCGCGATCCCGCACATCCTGGCCACCGGCCGGGGCGGGTGCGTGGTGATCGTCAGTTCCATGGTCGGCCTCCGGGGCGCGCCGTTCACCTCCAGCTACACCACCTCCAAGTGGGCGGTCCGTGGGCTGGCCAAGTCACTGGCGGGTGAGCTCGGCTTCTCGGGAGTGCGATGCAACTCCCTTCACCCCGGAAACGTCCGCACCCCCATGATCGAGAACCCGTCGATGATCGCCATGATGACCGGGGGCGAGGGCACCACGCTCGAGGACGCCGCCGAGACCTTCAGCGGGATGAACCAGCTGCCCGAACCATGGGTGGAGGCGTCGGCGATCTCGTCGATGGCCGTCTACCTCTGCAGCGCCGCGGGAGCGGGCATCACCGGCGCCTCCATTCCCATCGACCTCGGCGGCAGCGAGAAATTTGGGCTCTGACCACCCGGAACACGCAACGGCCCGCCTCCCGGGTGAGAGGCGGGCCGTTGCGGTCCGTCGTCGCGCTGGGCCGGGATGCGTACCCGGCGGCGATCGATCAGGCAGACGGGGTGGGCGACACCGGGCGGGGAACGCTGACGGTCGAACCGGTGGCGGTCCACACCAGGGTCCAGAAGATATCGACGACGGGCTGGATGGCCTGCAGGAAGATGTCGTTGGCGCTGCTCATGATGTGTCCCCTTGTGTGTCGTACTCGAAGCGTACCGGCGTAGCTGGCGGTCTGGTGGTCTCGCGTGCCGCCGCCCGGGTTCGAGTAACCACCTCGAGCCGGCCGTGGCGCGTGACAATCCGTATGTCGTCGCGAACGCACCCGACGTTACACAACCGTGACAAATGATGTCGCATCGTTGCGCTCCACCGCTGGCCAGAGCGTCATAGCTTTGCCTGGGGACACCACCCAACGGCCACGATCACGCGACCGCGCCACTGCCCTGCCACTGCTCTTCCACCGCCCGGCCGCGGTCCCGCCGCAGCGCGAGGCCCGGTGAACGGTGTGATCCACGACGTAGCCCTACCTACGCGACCGTAACCTACGGTACCGTAGGTTCATGGCTATCACGGATATCCCGGAATTCGCACATCTCACCGAGGCGGACATCGAGGCCCTCGGCGAGGAACTCGAGCAGATCCGTCAGGACATCATCGGTTCCCTCGGCGAGCGCGACGCCGCCTACATCCGAAACACCATCCGCTTCCAGCGCGCCCTCGAGGTGGGGTCTCGCGCGCTGCTGATGGTCGGCTCGCGCAACCGCACCGCGTGGGCCATCGGCGCCGGCGCCCTCGGGCTGTCGAAGATCATCGAGAACATGGAGCTCGGGCACAACATCATGCACGGGCAGTGGGACTGGATGAACGACCCCGAGGTCCACTCCACCACGTGGGAGTGGGACATCGTGGGCACGTCAGAGCACTGGAAGCAGACCCACAACTACATCCATCACAAGTACACCAACATCGTCGGACTGGACGACGACGTCGGGTACGGGGTGCTCCGCGTGACGCGTGACCAGCGCTGGCACCCGTACTTCTACGGCAACCTCGTCTACAACGCGGCCCTGGCACTGCTGTTCCAATGGGGCGTCGGGATCCAGCACCTCGAGCTGGGCAGGGTCGCCAAGGGACGTGACGACCGCGCCGAGACGATGAACAAGCTCCGGCTGTTCGCACGGAAGGCGGGGCGCCAGCTCGCGAAGGACTACCTGTTCTACCCGGCGCTCTCGCGCAGGGGGTGGAAGTCCACGTTGACGGCCAACCTCGCCGCCAACGGGATCCGCAACGTGTGGACCAACGCGGTGATCTTCTGCGGACACTTCCCCGACGGCGCCGAGAAGTTCACCAAGAAGGACGTGGAGAACGAGACGCGGGCGGAGTGGTACCTGCGGCAGATGCTCGGTTCCGCCAACATCACCGGCGGGCCGGTGATCGACTTCCTCTCGGGCAACCTGTCGTACCAGATCGAGCACCACATCTACCCCGACATGTCGTCCAATCGACTGGCCGAGGCGTCGGTCCGCGTCCGCGAGGTGTGCCGCAAGTACGACCTGCCGTACGTGGCGGGGCCGCTGCCGGTGCAGTACTTCAAGGCGTGGCGGACCATCGCCAAGATGTCGCTGCCCGATCACATGCTGCGACGCACGGCGGACGACGCTCCGGAGACGCACTCCGAGCGCATGTTCGCCGACCTGCCCAAGCCGCTCCCCGCACAGAAGGAGGGCCAGCGGGCCGGCCTGCAGACGGCGCTCAGGTATGCGTCCAAGCGGCGCGCTCGGAAGCTCGCGTCCGCAGCCTGACCTGCCCGACCACTCCTCAGGCGCCCCGTCACCGAAACCGGTGGCGGGGCGTGCAGTTATTTCGATCCAGGATCGGGATCCCGGCGATAGGCTGACCCTCTAGTCGGCCCGCCCGCGCTACAGCGGTCGAGCCGAGTGACCGAGAACCACGACGACGGGAGCCACCATGGAGGACCGGCGCATGCTGATCGCCGATTCGGCGATCGAGGTGGTGGCCAGGGACGGCGTCCGGGCGCTGACCCACCGCGCCGTCGACTCCGAGGCCGGACTGCCCTCGGGCTCCACCTCCTACTACTGCCGCACCCGTGCGCAACTCCTCTCCCTCACGGTGGATCGACTCACCTCGCTCCTGCGTGGATTCGTCGAGGTCTCCGGGATCCAGGAGCTCGCCTCCTCCGACGCCGACGACGTCCTGTCGACGCTCACGCGGATGATCGAGGGACTCCTCGCCGACTACCGCGGAGAACTGGCAGCCCGCTCCGCGCTCATCATGGAGCTCACCGGCAAGGACGACACCACCGATCTCGTGGCCGCCCTGCTCGACCCGAGCGACCTCACCGGCGCCCTCGACGCGGCCGGACTGCGCGACCCCGCCGCCGCGTCCCTGGATCTGCTCGCGGTGTACGAGGGCCTGCTGTGGGAACGCACGGTGGGGCGGCTCGCCGGCGCAGAGATCGACCACGAGCATGACGCCGACCTCCTGGGGTCCGCGCTCTCGCGCCACGAGCACCGCGGCGGACGCCTCTTCGGCCTGCTTCGCTGACCTCCGCCGCGCTCGCGGCACTCTCCTCTGGCACACGCACGCCCAGATGCGGCGTGCCCGGTGACGCCAGCCCGGGTCGTCACGCGCCCCGACTTAGGTATGCCTACGTTGCAACTTAAGGTTCTCACAGTCTAGAGTTCCCGCCCAGAAGCGCCATGACACGTCAGTCAACTGTCGAGACTGCGGAATTCGTGCCTCTGCCACCCCTCCACCGGCCCTGTGCAACCGCGTCGAGAATTGCTGTGCCGGTGCATGTTTGCGCTGTTCAGTTGTATCGACCGGTTGCCCGACCGGGGCCGAGCGCCTCTGGGTCGTCCAACCAAAGCCGTATCGGACTGCGATCGCACATGGCGGCGGGGGGA is a window from the Dietzia sp. JS16-p6b genome containing:
- a CDS encoding SRPBCC domain-containing protein, giving the protein MPTTPTPTGRLSDSGAVVFSRRLPRSREQAWAAVTDPTRTARWIGPWSGDPASGTVQLTMTAEDGDPVDDMEVVTCDAPGLLVVRTGSGGWLLTMRIEGDDDEGGEAVISLEQDIADAESAASIGPGWEYYLDRLVEAEAGRDPDALRFEPDYYPGLAEYYRDLVGG
- a CDS encoding HNH endonuclease signature motif containing protein; translated protein: MPTEHGSGIAAAGLAALDALRAENRAAAARLQACHDLLALCEEEQFARDVEAGYYDPDGPSRPRDHAVLDPFDVACAELVATYGVHHRRAASMLTLARDLVMRFPGIVEAMMSGLLDERTAGMLVRQMRTVDPSVLDAVHRLVVDSLLDSIESGERPGRNAILAKTDSIIAAFDPEGVARRCAAARHERGVSVRRGADGMSELRAHLTSTEATAVHDALQHTAGERLDREKQARIDAVRNGTGPAYDPHARSRQQHLADALVDAILGTGDGDASGDAGRSARGSAPQIRPLITILAPRGPGEEPEVYVPRGGPASIDALIALLARSVGARISVPDPEAGSADSIDGARRYRISAELARRIRLRDGTCRHPGCSVPAEDCDVDHVVPFDHSDPGGGGQTVEANLMCLCRGHHRFKTFHTWYYQLLRDGTLTIVTESGHTITTLPEGPLAKWRDLTRNGDEALPGPGSPERPWLRPRPLSTH
- a CDS encoding NYN domain-containing protein, giving the protein MLERTLVLVDTSYLLASFYNSWEEGARGQLEISLATVVHRLDQVAHSLVDQPVQRQNWYDGIPDSGPHRYQRTLRVIEGVQLRAGQLIEWGERRTQKAVDTLLVADMIQAAYKGQCSDMVLVTGDADMIPGVRVAVDAGVRMHLVGFGWDSISSALRHACDTTLVLDPRTDFHDAMQIRVLEGPIPPKVRSSSERPTAPGDDGSEPEGEESVGMVEVDLRPDRASATSVADEARLTIADEERAADAEEQAADAQDCAAIAERGVRSGPGSAPVETETVADPGEDQSPSPSPGRPQVEASTPGAQPNGSSRPSPSMMAPHRRPLRSKFVPLSEEVWTSSGEQTPFDVGQQYATWWYEQAATEEQRDQAHLLSGGVLPPAVDRPLLQFACQMLNEFTLTEAQRVRLRDGFHEGIRAVLLKHR
- a CDS encoding mycofactocin-coupled SDR family oxidoreductase is translated as MSSPTPAPPELTGKVVLVTGAARGQGRAHCTAFAAAGCDVIAVDLCRDIETVPYPMADPEDLRETAEAVRALGRRCVTAEVDVRDLEGMRGAVEAGVAELGGLDFVVANAGVSPEPAASWERSEEEWDTTLDINLKGTWVTTTAAIPHILATGRGGCVVIVSSMVGLRGAPFTSSYTTSKWAVRGLAKSLAGELGFSGVRCNSLHPGNVRTPMIENPSMIAMMTGGEGTTLEDAAETFSGMNQLPEPWVEASAISSMAVYLCSAAGAGITGASIPIDLGGSEKFGL
- a CDS encoding acyl-CoA desaturase, whose product is MAITDIPEFAHLTEADIEALGEELEQIRQDIIGSLGERDAAYIRNTIRFQRALEVGSRALLMVGSRNRTAWAIGAGALGLSKIIENMELGHNIMHGQWDWMNDPEVHSTTWEWDIVGTSEHWKQTHNYIHHKYTNIVGLDDDVGYGVLRVTRDQRWHPYFYGNLVYNAALALLFQWGVGIQHLELGRVAKGRDDRAETMNKLRLFARKAGRQLAKDYLFYPALSRRGWKSTLTANLAANGIRNVWTNAVIFCGHFPDGAEKFTKKDVENETRAEWYLRQMLGSANITGGPVIDFLSGNLSYQIEHHIYPDMSSNRLAEASVRVREVCRKYDLPYVAGPLPVQYFKAWRTIAKMSLPDHMLRRTADDAPETHSERMFADLPKPLPAQKEGQRAGLQTALRYASKRRARKLASAA
- a CDS encoding TetR/AcrR family transcriptional regulator, with product MEDRRMLIADSAIEVVARDGVRALTHRAVDSEAGLPSGSTSYYCRTRAQLLSLTVDRLTSLLRGFVEVSGIQELASSDADDVLSTLTRMIEGLLADYRGELAARSALIMELTGKDDTTDLVAALLDPSDLTGALDAAGLRDPAAASLDLLAVYEGLLWERTVGRLAGAEIDHEHDADLLGSALSRHEHRGGRLFGLLR